Proteins encoded together in one Canis aureus isolate CA01 chromosome 21, VMU_Caureus_v.1.0, whole genome shotgun sequence window:
- the CDKN1C gene encoding cyclin-dependent kinase inhibitor 1C, translated as MERLVARRTFPLFARTSACRSLFGPVDHEELSRELQIRLAELSAEDQRRWDYNFQQDVPLRGPGRLQWTEVDSDSVPAFYRETVQVGRCRLLLAPRPRPEGAGDSPPPAPPAEEPLDGLGEAPAPPSGGPAVAPAPAPAAAPPESDEQEAVPPPPPRSQEPLAEPLHSGIPGRPAPGTAAAAGGAAPAANAAAAAPAAAAAVATTAAAGGAAIKKLPGPLISDFFAKRKRPAPEAKASNEVPAGCAAPGAAPAVGSAEQTPRKRLR; from the exons ATGGAGCGCCTTGTCGCCCGCCGCACCTTTCCCCTGTTCGCGCGCACCAGCGCCTGCCGCAGCCTCTTCGGGCCGGTGGACCACGAGGAGCTGAGCCGCGAGCTGCAGATCCGCCTGGCCGAGCTGAGCGCCGAGGACCAGCGCCGCTGGGATTACAACTTCCAGCAGGACGTGCcgctgcggggccccgggcgcCTGCAGTGGACCGAGGTGGACAGCGACTCCGTGCCCGCCTTCTACCGCGAGACGGTGCAGGTGGGGCGCTGCCGCCTGCTCctggcgccccggccccgcccggaggGCGCAGGCGAtagcccgccccccgcgccgcccgccgagGAGCCCCTCGACGGCCTCGGGGAGGCGCCGGCGCCGCCGTCGGGCGGCCCGGCGgtggcccccgccccggcccctgccGCGGCGCCGCCGGAGAGCGATGAGCAGGAGgcggtgccgccgccgccgccgcgcagccaggagcccctggccGAGCCGCTGCACTCAGGGATCCCGGGGCGCCCCGCGCCGggcaccgccgccgccgccgggggcgccgcccccgccgccaacgccgccgccgccgctcctgccgccgccgccgctgtcGCCACCACCGCTGCCGCGGGAGGCGCCGCGATCAAGAAGCTGCCCGGGCCTCTCATCTCCG ATTTCTTCGCCAAGCGCAAGAGACCCGCGCCCGAGGCCAAGGCGTCGAACGAGGTGCCCGCGGGATGCGCCGCGCCTGGCGCCGCCCCGGCCGTGGGCTCGGCGGAGCAGACCCCGCGCAAGCGGCTGCGATGA